From Bacteroidota bacterium:
AACGGCAGTTCAACAGTAAATAGTACGAACTCTTCTAACACAATAAGCGGCCTTTGTCCGGGTACTTATACAGTAACTGCAACAAGCAATTGCAATCAATCAAAAACGGCTTCATTTACCATTACAGGTACAGCCTGCGGAAGTATTACTGCTACTGCTATAGGTGCTACTATATGCCCCGGAACCTGTGCAACAGTAACTTCAAACGGAAGTAGCGGTACCGGTCCGTATACTTATTTATGGAGCAATGGATCCACAATGCAAAGTATAAATCTGTGTCCTTCATCCAATACCCTTTATACGGTAACTGTAACTGATAATACAGGAGTAACAGCCACTTCAACCGCGTTGGTAACTGTAAATCCTTCTGTTTCGGTTTCAATTACACCAACCAATATTAATTGCAGCGGTGCTTCGACAGGCTCAGCAACCGCAGCCGGTGGTAGCGGTACTCCGGCATATACTTATAGTTGGAGTAATTTGGTTTCGGGTTCTTCGGTTTCAGGTTTGGGTGCAGGAAGTTACACTGTAACGGTAACAGACAGCAAAGGCTGTAGTTCAACTTCAACAACAATTATAGTTTCACCGCCTGCTTTAACAGGAGAATTCGCAAAAGGTACAGCCACATGTACAGGATGCGGTTGTAAAGAGTGGTTAATGGTAAATGCAACCGGGGGTACGAGTCCTTACAGTTATACCTGGCCCGATGGATACATAAATAGGTATAAAAATCAACTATGTCCTGGAACATACTCCGTAAATATTAAAGATAAAAATGGCTGTAGTGTAAATGTGAACCTTACTACGCCGTGAGTTTGCGCTGGAAGGCCTCTTTTTTGATCAAAAACGGCGATTTTGTGTAAGTAATTTTTTTTGATCGAATAGTCTATTATTCAGGTAGATTATATATATTTGCATCAACATATTCTTTTTCAACGGTAAATATGATATCAGCAGTATCAAAAACAGTTTCTCAAAAAAGGATCTCATCCTTTGCAACACTCTCCATCCTTGGATATATGTGTTGCTGCTGTTGTATGTGCATGTGCTGATGCATCAGATCTGAATGACAGGTTTGATGCCAGAGAAAAAATGGATCCCATTTTTATCATCAAACCCAAAATTCAGAATGAAAAATTTCAATAGTAAATTCAAACAAATAATTAAGACAATTCAACAAGGAGCGTTCCTTCTTGTGTGGAATATTTCAGTGTTATAAATAGTTAAAAAAACGAGAAAAAATGAGCAAAATTAAAATCGGACTTTTTGGTTTCGGCGTTGTAGGGCAGGGCCTGTACGACATATTGGGAAAGAGCAAAGGATTTAAAGCGGAAGTGGTTAAGATCTGTGTGAAAGATAAAACAAAGAAACGCACAATTTCTCCGCAGCTTTATACATTCGATAAAAATGAGTTGCTGGATAATCCGGAGATCAATTTGATTGTCGAGTTGATCGATGATGCTGATGAAGCGTATAAGATTGTAACTGCAGCATTAAAAAGCGGAAAGAATGTAGTTACTGCGAATAAACGAATGGTGGCAAATCACCTTGATGAACTGGTTGATTTACAACATAAGCACAATGTATCATTGTTGTACGAAGCTTCATCCTGCGGAAGTATACCCGTTATCCGGAACCTGGAAGAATACTATGATAATGAGTTGCTGAGTTCGGTTAGTGGTATTTTTAACGGATCATCGAATTATATTCTCAGCAAAATATTTAATGAAGGTATTAGTTATTCTGTTGCTTTGAAACAGGCTCAGGACCTTGGTTTTGCTGAAACGGACCCTACGCTTGATGTTGGTGGGTTCGATCCGAAATTCAAATTAATAATCATCGCGGCTCACAGTTTTGGTTTATTCATTAAACCCGAGGATGTGTTAAATATAGGTATTCAAAATCTTTCTGATTTTGATATCCAGTACGCAAAGGAAAAGGGATACAAGATCAAATTGGTGGCAACTGCAAAGAAGATCGATGAAAAGCATATTACATTATTTGTCATCCCGCAATTCGTCAGACAAAAGGGCTATTTATACAACGTTGAGAATGAGTATAACGCTGTAATTGTAGAGGCGGCCTTTTCAGATACTCAATTTTTTATGGGCAAAGGAGCGGGCGGACACCCTACCGGGATGGCGGTTCTTTCTGATATTTCCGCGCTCAGATATAACTACAGGTATGAATACAAAAGACATCTGCAGCACCAGGAACTTGCTTATTCAACCGATATCGAACTGGAAATATACTTGCGCTATACAAATGACAGCATATTGCCGAAGTTGGGCTTTACAACTATTACAGAGCGTTTTTCAGGAATACAGCATAATTATGTGATTGGCACGCTGTCGCTGAAAAATCTTATAAAGAACAAGGTAATTCTTGAGGCTGAAAAAGCATTTATCGTGAATACAGGTAAAATAAATCCTTCAGTTTCTAAAAATGAAGCTGAACATAAATTGACAAAAGAAAACGTAGTTAGCTTATAATTGAAATAGTCCTATTTTAAGGCTTTTCAGAGTTTTTTAACAGGACAGAAAAACTTACTTTTGTTTATAATTAATCCTTCTCCATTTGGGGCGGATGAGGCCGAAAAGGTTAGGATGAGACTGGTAATTTTAAATATAAATAGACATGCAAAGTTTCAGAACAGAATTAGAGAATCCAATTGTTGAAAAAGATATAATTGATCTTGAAAAAAAGATCCGTCAGTTCCGTGAGGGAACCATTGACGAGGAGAAATTTAGGAGCCTTCGTCTCGCACGTGGTGTTTATGGTCAGCGCCAGCAGGGTGTTCAGATGGTTCGTATAAAACTGCCTTATGGAAAAATGAGTGTGAAGCAGTTGTTGAGAATGTCGGATATCTCCGATGAATATGCTACTAAAAATCTGCACTTAACAACCCGCCAGGATATTCAGATACATTACGTAAGTCTTGACAAAACTCCTGAACTGTGGGCCAAGCTTGAGCAGGATAATATTACATTACGTGAAGCCTGCGGAAATACGGTAAGAAATGTGACGGCATCTCCTACAGCCGGTATTGATCCAAATGAACCCTTCGATGTTAGTCCCTATGCCCAGGAAACATTTAAATATTTCCTGCGTAACCCAATTTGCCAGGATATGGGAAGAAAGGTGAAGATCGCTTTCTCTTCCAGTGATAAGGATACCGCATTTGTATATATGCACGACATTGGCTTCATTCCGAAAATAAAGAAAGAAGGAAATAAAGAAATCAGGGGCTTTAAAGTTCTTATTGGCGGAGGTTTGGGTGCTCAGCCTTTTCTTGCTAAAACCGCTCACGAGTTTTTACATGAAGACCTCATCATTCCATATACCGAAGCTGTTTTAAGGGTATTCGACCGGCATGGCGAGCGTACAAGCAGGCACAAGGCGAGGATGAAATTTTTGATCAGTAAACTGGGCTTTGAAGAAATGGTGCGGCTGGTAAATGAGGAACAGAAAGCATTGAAGGTGAAAGAATACAAGATCAATTACGATGTTTATCCGGAAACTATTGCATCCGCGGTAAATCAAGTGTTACCTGTTGAAATAAAGGATCAGGCCAAGTATGAGGCCTGGGTAAGGACCAATGTATTTGAACAAAAGCAAAAAGGTTTTTACGGAGTTTATATTAAAGTTTTAACAGGAGATGTTAAAACAAATAAGGCGAGAGCACTGGCAGATATAGTAAAGAAGTATGCTGCCGATGATATACGTATTACAATTAACCAGGGCTTGATGTTGAAGTTTGTACGAAAGGAATATTTTAAGAATCTTTTCACAGAACTTGATCAGCTTGGCTTAGCCAATCCCGGTTTTGACAGCACAGGTGATATAACAACTTGTCCGGGCACCGACACATGTAACCTTGGAATATCAAATAGTACAGGTATCACCGGTGAACTTGAAAAAGTGATACGGGAAGAATATCCGGATCTGATATTCAACTCAGATATAAAAATAAAGATCAGCGGCTGTATGAATGGCTGCGGTCAGCACAGTATTGCCAATATAGGTTTTCATGGCAGCTCACTTAAGTCAGGCGCGAATGTATTACCTGCTTTACAAGTCTTACTAGGCGGCGGAACAACAGGTAATGGTGAGGGCAGGGTAGCGGATAAGGTGTTGAAGGTTCCAAGCAAGAGGGCCTTGCAGGTTTTAAGGGCGCTATTGGATGATTATGAGAATAATTCAAATGAGGGAGAATACTTTAACGATTATTATGTGCGTCAGACTGAGAAATATTTTTACACTTTACTAAAACCGTTCGCTGATCTTACAACGTTGAAGGATGATGATTTTATTGATTGGGGGCATGAAGTGAAATATTCGACGGCTATTGGAGTAGGGGAGTGTGCCGGCGTGATGATAGATCTTGTAGCTACTTTATTATACGAAGCGGAGGAAAAATATGGATGGGCAAAAGAATCTTTATCGCAGGAACAATATGCTGATAGCATTTACCATAGCTATAGTGTTTTTGTAAGTACTGCAAAAGCCTTATTGCTGGATAAAAAGGTAAACTGTAATACACAGCATGGAATCATTAATGATTTTGATAAGCATTATGTTGTTCCGGGTCTGATCAGTTTCGTACCTGATTTTAAAACACACGTGTTACAGATAAACAAGAACGAACCTGCTAAAGAGTTTGCTGTTAAATATCTTGCTGAAGCAGAAGCTTTTCTTGCTTTGTCAAAAACATATAGGGAAAAGCAATTGCAAAATAGTTAATACAGGTTTATAGTTAAAAATGTTCAAAATGAAAATACAACCTAAACTGACATTGATAGGTGCCGGACCCGGCGACTCGGAATTAATTACTCTGAAAGGTATAACTGCTCTCGCCAAAGCGAAGGCTATACTTTATGATGCCCTGGTTAATCCTGAATTATTGGATTTTGCCCCTCCCGGCACACTTAAAATATTTGTTGGTAAACGAAAGGGGGAGCATTCATTCACCCAGGGAGAGATTAACAAACTCATCGTTGATCTGGCTTTGACGCATGGTAATGTGGTAAGGCTTAAAGGCGGTGACTCTTTTGTATTTGGCCGCGGTTATGAAGAATTGGAATATGCAGCCAGGTATGATATCGCGACGGAGTATATTCCTGGTGTTTCCAGTTCTATAAGCGTTCCGGGTTTGCAGGGAATTCCGGTAACCAATAGAGGTACAAGCGAAAGTTTTTGGGTGATCACAGGAACAACTTCATCGGGTGAATTATCAAAAGATGTGGCTGTTGCTGCAAAGACGGATGCAACAGTAGTTATTTTGATGGGAGTTGGTAAACTTAATGAGATCGCAGAAGTATATAGGGCGAATAACAAAAAGGAAACAGCTATAGCCATCATTCAGAATGGATCTTTGCCAAATGAAAAGATCGCTTTGGGAACAATTGACTCAATTGTAAGTGTTGCAAAAGGAGAGAATATTGGAGTGCCCGCCGTTATTGTGATCGGTGATGTGGTAAAATTACATCCCAAATACGATGAAAGTCTGGCAACCTGGAATGCTTTATTAAAATTTAAAAAATAGATAATGTCTGAAACATCAAATAGAGGTAATACATTATTCCCCATCTTCCTAAAGTTGGAAAATTTTCGTGTACTTATAATTGGGGGTGGTGTTATTGGCCTCGAAAAGATCAGCGCCGTATTAAATAACAGTCCGTTAACGGATGTAACACTTGTTGCGGAGAATATATTACCTGAACTGATTGATTTTGCTGCCGGGTTTCCCAATACAAAGATCATCCGCAAAAAATTTGAAGAGACAGACCTTGATGGTAAGGATTTTGTTATCTCCGCCGTGAATGATAAAATGTTGAGTAAGGAAATTACTTTATTGGCGAAAGCAAGAAGGATACTGATAAATGTTGCGGATACACCCGATCTTTGTGATTTCTATTTATCTTCAATTGTTAAAAAAGGTGATCTCAAGATTGCGATTTCTACAAATGGAAAATCTCCGACAATGGCAAAACGGGTGAAAGAGGTCTTGAACGCTTCTTTCCCGGAGGAAACACAAAGTATATTGGATAACCTGGGCAAGATAAGAGCAGGGCTTAGTGGTGATTTCGCAAATAAAGTAAAAGAATTAAACAGGATAACTTCTGTATTGGTTGAAAAGGGAGTGAATTGATTAAATGTTTGTTTTTTTGGCTAAAACCAAATTTTAAAATCCTTCATTGCCGGTCTTAAGACCGGGGCAATGAATCAAAGGATGTAAACTGATTGACCGGATTGTTTGGCGTTGAATAAAAAAATGTTTTCATTGCCCCGACCTTCAGGTCGGGGTTATAAAAAGTGTAAAGAATCGGGCTTTAGCCCAAACGAGAATGATTGAAAAAGAGAATATAAACAGTGTGGAAGGCTTGATCAAAGGAAGATCGATCGAAGAGTCTTTGACTTTGCTTGCCGAAAAATATAAAGACAAAATAGTTTTTTCAACCAGCTTCGGTTGGGAAGATCAGGTTATTTCACACATCATTTTCACAAAAAAAATACCGATCAGGGTTTTTACATTGGATACAGGACGCTTGTTCAGTGAAACATACCTGGTATGGAACCGCACAAATGAGATGTACGGACAGAAGATAGAAGCTTATTATCCTAAGTCGGATGCTGTGCAGGAATTGTTGAATAAGAAAGGTCCTTTGAGTTTTTATGAGTCGGTTGAGAACAGGAAAGAGTGCTGCGGTATCCGTAAAGTTGAACCCTTGCAGCGTGCTTTGAAAGATATGGATTGCTGGATAACCGGCATTCGTGCCGATCAATCAGCGAACAGGTTGGATATGCGTAACCTGGAATGGGACGGCTCACACCAATTAATAAAATTTCATCCTTTGTTTGATTGGGATCTGAAACGTGTGAAAGAATTCATTACTGAAAATAATGTGCCTTATAATTCCCTGCACGACAAAGGTTTTGTAAGCATAGGTTGCGGCCCCTGCACACGTGCTATACACGAAGGAGAAGATTTTCGTGCCGGCCGGTGGTGGTGGGAAGATAACTCAAAAAAAGAATGCGGGTTGCATACACATCAATAGGATTAAAGAATGTAAATTTGAGCGAGATTTATTTTATATGAGCAAATATTATTTAGATTACTTAGAGCAGCTTGAATCGGAATCTATTCATATTCTCCGCGAGGTAGCGGGGCAATTTGAAAAACCTGCCCTGCTTTTTTCAGGCGGAAAAGATTCGATCACGCTTGTGCGCCTTGCTGAAAAAGCATTCCGGCCGGGTAAATTTCCATTCCCTTTGGTTCACATTGATACAGGACATAATTTTACCGAGACAATAGAATACCGCGACCGCATGATAAAGCGTTTAAATGAAAAACTTATCGTGCGCTATGT
This genomic window contains:
- a CDS encoding bifunctional precorrin-2 dehydrogenase/sirohydrochlorin ferrochelatase translates to MSETSNRGNTLFPIFLKLENFRVLIIGGGVIGLEKISAVLNNSPLTDVTLVAENILPELIDFAAGFPNTKIIRKKFEETDLDGKDFVISAVNDKMLSKEITLLAKARRILINVADTPDLCDFYLSSIVKKGDLKIAISTNGKSPTMAKRVKEVLNASFPEETQSILDNLGKIRAGLSGDFANKVKELNRITSVLVEKGVN
- a CDS encoding phosphoadenylyl-sulfate reductase, which gives rise to MIEKENINSVEGLIKGRSIEESLTLLAEKYKDKIVFSTSFGWEDQVISHIIFTKKIPIRVFTLDTGRLFSETYLVWNRTNEMYGQKIEAYYPKSDAVQELLNKKGPLSFYESVENRKECCGIRKVEPLQRALKDMDCWITGIRADQSANRLDMRNLEWDGSHQLIKFHPLFDWDLKRVKEFITENNVPYNSLHDKGFVSIGCGPCTRAIHEGEDFRAGRWWWEDNSKKECGLHTHQ
- the cobA gene encoding uroporphyrinogen-III C-methyltransferase, with the protein product MFKMKIQPKLTLIGAGPGDSELITLKGITALAKAKAILYDALVNPELLDFAPPGTLKIFVGKRKGEHSFTQGEINKLIVDLALTHGNVVRLKGGDSFVFGRGYEELEYAARYDIATEYIPGVSSSISVPGLQGIPVTNRGTSESFWVITGTTSSGELSKDVAVAAKTDATVVILMGVGKLNEIAEVYRANNKKETAIAIIQNGSLPNEKIALGTIDSIVSVAKGENIGVPAVIVIGDVVKLHPKYDESLATWNALLKFKK
- a CDS encoding homoserine dehydrogenase, with amino-acid sequence MSKIKIGLFGFGVVGQGLYDILGKSKGFKAEVVKICVKDKTKKRTISPQLYTFDKNELLDNPEINLIVELIDDADEAYKIVTAALKSGKNVVTANKRMVANHLDELVDLQHKHNVSLLYEASSCGSIPVIRNLEEYYDNELLSSVSGIFNGSSNYILSKIFNEGISYSVALKQAQDLGFAETDPTLDVGGFDPKFKLIIIAAHSFGLFIKPEDVLNIGIQNLSDFDIQYAKEKGYKIKLVATAKKIDEKHITLFVIPQFVRQKGYLYNVENEYNAVIVEAAFSDTQFFMGKGAGGHPTGMAVLSDISALRYNYRYEYKRHLQHQELAYSTDIELEIYLRYTNDSILPKLGFTTITERFSGIQHNYVIGTLSLKNLIKNKVILEAEKAFIVNTGKINPSVSKNEAEHKLTKENVVSL
- a CDS encoding HEPN domain-containing protein, producing MQSFRTELENPIVEKDIIDLEKKIRQFREGTIDEEKFRSLRLARGVYGQRQQGVQMVRIKLPYGKMSVKQLLRMSDISDEYATKNLHLTTRQDIQIHYVSLDKTPELWAKLEQDNITLREACGNTVRNVTASPTAGIDPNEPFDVSPYAQETFKYFLRNPICQDMGRKVKIAFSSSDKDTAFVYMHDIGFIPKIKKEGNKEIRGFKVLIGGGLGAQPFLAKTAHEFLHEDLIIPYTEAVLRVFDRHGERTSRHKARMKFLISKLGFEEMVRLVNEEQKALKVKEYKINYDVYPETIASAVNQVLPVEIKDQAKYEAWVRTNVFEQKQKGFYGVYIKVLTGDVKTNKARALADIVKKYAADDIRITINQGLMLKFVRKEYFKNLFTELDQLGLANPGFDSTGDITTCPGTDTCNLGISNSTGITGELEKVIREEYPDLIFNSDIKIKISGCMNGCGQHSIANIGFHGSSLKSGANVLPALQVLLGGGTTGNGEGRVADKVLKVPSKRALQVLRALLDDYENNSNEGEYFNDYYVRQTEKYFYTLLKPFADLTTLKDDDFIDWGHEVKYSTAIGVGECAGVMIDLVATLLYEAEEKYGWAKESLSQEQYADSIYHSYSVFVSTAKALLLDKKVNCNTQHGIINDFDKHYVVPGLISFVPDFKTHVLQINKNEPAKEFAVKYLAEAEAFLALSKTYREKQLQNS